One genomic window of Coffea eugenioides isolate CCC68of chromosome 1, Ceug_1.0, whole genome shotgun sequence includes the following:
- the LOC113768960 gene encoding uncharacterized protein LOC113768960, translated as MVPYEAVYGRKCRSPICLNEVGERKILDPTTVPWIEEANEKVKLIRQRIQTAQSRQKSYADNRRKHLEFTVGDQVFLKITPLKASLLAGKGKKLQPRCVRPYKIIQRVGSMAYKLELPSSLSRIHNVFHVSMLKKYHLDPSHVLQPESIEIDEALTYEVKPIKLLDRNVKELKNKRIPLVKVFWRNHGLEEATWEIEEEIRGKYRDLFSNQGIISRTKCS; from the coding sequence atggtgCCGTACGAAGCAgtttatggtcggaagtgtaggtCTCCTATTTGTTTgaatgaagtaggtgaacgaaaaatCTTGGACCCTACTACAGTGCCCTGGATCGAGGAGGCGAACGAAAAAGTGAAGTTGATACGCCAGAGGATTCAAACCGCACAAAgtcgtcaaaagagttatgccgataACCGGAGGAAGCACTTAGAATTTACGGTTGGAGATCAAGTTTTTCTTAAAATTACTCCTCTAAAAGCAAGTTTGTTGGCAGGAAAGGGAAAGAAGTTGCAACCGAGATGTGTACGGCCTTATAAGATTATCCAACGTGTAGGGAGTATGGCCTATAAATTGGAATTGCCATCAAGTTTATCTCGGATCCACAATGTTTTCCACGTATcgatgcttaagaaatatcatctgGATCCGTCTCACGTTCTACAACCAGAGagtattgaaattgatgaagcaCTGACCTATGAGGTGAAACCGATCAAGCTTCTAGATCGTAACGTGAAAGAATTGAAAAACAAGCGGATTCCATTGGTAAAAGTTTTTTGGAGGAACCACGGATTGGAGGAGGCAACCTgggaaattgaagaagaaattcgaGGAAAATATCGAGACCTGTTCTCAAATCAAGGTataatttcgaggacaaaatgTTCTTAA
- the LOC113768971 gene encoding uncharacterized protein LOC113768971: protein MTDILERLAERQGPGPLNQPGPQDRGEDRALERFLKFNSPKFTGEPNSEVAENWLERMTNIFAALDYTEDRRVNFAAFQFERVAHAWWDMIREKWERVQTPWNWKNFTREFNEKFLPPLIQEKREDEFIKLTKGRGLGCTLTGGTFTEALEKAQRVESTRMQASKSAPPSKMGRGTGGVRTAGASRGVLSREGRSGPVQARGVPSSGLAVTPRVNCGYYGKPNHSENDCWRKLGKCLFCGSAEYQLAGCPKALRVGGSTQRPEKSTSKQTSTGGSHPKVPARVYALDYQ from the exons atgactgatatccttgaACGATTAGCCGAGAGACAGGGTCCAGGGCCACTTAACCAACCGGGGCCccaggatagaggggaagataggGCTTTGgaaaggtttctgaaatttaaCTCGCCTAAGTTCACTGGAGAACCTAATTCTGAGGTAGCAGAGAACTGGTTggaaaggatgaccaacatatttgCCGCCTTAGACTACACCgaagataggcgagtgaactttgctgctttccaattcGAGAGAGTAGCCCATGCCTGGTGGGACATGATAAGGGAAAAGTGGGAGAGAGTCCAAACCCCTTGGAATTGGAAAAACTTcacgagggagtttaatgaaaagtttcttccaccTCTAATCCAAGAGAAGCGGGAGGATGAGTTCATCAAGTTGACTAAGGGAA gaGGGCTTGGTTGCACTCTTACTGGTGGGACATTTACTGAAGCTTTGGAGAAAGCACAGAGAGTTGAGAGCACAAGGATGCAA GCTAGTAAGAGTGCCCCGCCTTCTAAGATGGGaaggggaacgggaggagtgaGGACCGCTGGAGCTTCAAGGGGAGTTCTATCCAGAGAAGGTCGTAGTGGGCCGGTTCAAGCGAGGGGAGTGCCTTCTAGTGGTCTGGCCGTAACCCCTCGAGTCAACTGTGGTTACTATGGCAAACCAAATCATTcagagaatgattgttggagaaagttgGGAAAGTGTTTGTTCTGCGGTAGTGCCGAGTACCAACTTGCGGGTTGTCCGAAGGCGCTAAGAGTaggaggtagtactcaaaggccagaaaagtcaacttCTAAACAGACTAGTACTGGAGGGAGTCATCCAAAGGTACCTGCTAGGGTTTACGCATTAGACTACCAATAG